From a single Mangifera indica cultivar Alphonso chromosome 19, CATAS_Mindica_2.1, whole genome shotgun sequence genomic region:
- the LOC123203506 gene encoding uncharacterized protein LOC123203506 isoform X7, which yields MMMEGEGSSSSKKRGVQNHDDGFINTLFSWSLDDIRNKNLFSHKVEKIPESFESVTQYLGSFVYPLLEETRAELFSPMEIISRAPYAKVDVFRPLGSELFDVKIDYWRNRFSNNGKEPYKTLPGDILILADAKPETISDLERVGRMWSFLSVMTIAEDDNDSTSTYFKVKASKSIQQFEREKSLFVIFLANITTNRRIWKSLNMSRNLKIIKKVLRGNSVSEESCQVCSELNGGILYEKFGSGLSSTLNASQLNAVLACLDGVRCDHKSSVQLIWGPPGTGKTKAVSMLLFTLLKTKCRTLTCAPTNVAITEVASRVLKLLKESIKTDDYGSETLMLPLGDILLFGSKERLKVGQEIEEIYLDYRVKKLSECFGTLTGWRHCFSSMMDLLEDCVSQYHIFLENKLVKKRESTDKNEVKENYRNMEMEGDNEEFKSFLEFVRDRFKHTATPLRNCIFIFCTHIPKRFILESNFQNMIDLISLLDSFETLLFQKNVVSDELQELFSHSVAEEFFSSPGHRNYLLQKRRGECHTVLKNLQDSFNKLKFPSGMNIDSLKAFCFKTASVIFCTASSSFKLHSVAMEPLNVLVIDEAAQLKESESTIPLQLLGLNHTILIGDECQLPAMVKSKVTDEASFGRSLFERLSSLGRSKHLLNTQYRMHPSISCFPNSYFYNNRIWDSPNVKRRINKNVFLPRSPIFRPYSFINILEGREESIGRSWRNMVEVAVVMKILQNLYKDWNDSKQKLSIGIVSPYSAQVQAIEKKLGGKYDDSDDFTVKVKSIDGFQGGEEDIIIISTVRSNERGSIGFLSKPQRINVALTRARHCLWILGNERTLTHGESVWKILINDAKDRCCFFNADEDKDLAKAILEPKKELNELNELLNADSVLFNNQKWKQNRSTKGKATEAGSEEKLDKDSKEALQVHLASGSQWPKNSEKIENKGKGKKKPKRKNKRNEFWRQKDADDEKSILLNAPAVELDVHLNNLFLQQNRSTKGKATEAGSEEKLDKDRKEALQVHLAPGSQWPENSEKIENKGKGMKKPKRKNKRNEFWQQKDADDEKSILLNAPAVEQNRSTKGKATEAGSEDKLDKDSKEALQVHLASGSQWPENSQKIENKGKGKKKPKRKNKRNEFWQQKDADDEKSILLNAPAVEQNRSTKGKATKAGSEEKLDKDSKEALQVHLASGSQRPENSEKIENKGKGMKKPKRKNKRNEFWQQKDADDEKSILLNAPAVENRSTKGKATEAGSEDKLDKDSKEALQVHLASGSQWPENSQKIENKGKGKKKPKRKNKRNEFWQQKDADDEKSILLNAPAVEQNRSTKGKATKAGSEEKLDKDSKEALQVHLASGSQRPENSEKIENKGKGMKKPKRKNKRNEFWQQKDADDEKSILLNAPAVEQNRSTKGKATEAGSEDKLDKDSKEALQVHLASGSQWPENSQKIENKGKGKKKPKRKNKRNEFWQQKDADDEKSILLNAPAVEQNRSTKGKATKAGSEEKLDKDSKEVLQVHLASGSQRPENSEKIENKGKGKKRPKRKNKRNAALALDPKALSTTNVKLLAKIALNLAVSNSTSSLKYIDAMAKKEKSSPKLKSAHEFCISQYQYTVNSFKSALSDLDVDPMTANYDAKVASDGASYCADKLKSEGFQSKDGYQ from the exons ATGATGATGGAAGGTGAAGGTAGTAGTAGCAGCAAGAAGAGAGGAGTTCAAAATCATGACGATGGCTTCATTAATACTCTGTTTTCTTGGTCTCTTGATGACATTCGTAACAAAAATCTTTTCAGTCATAAG GTGGAAAAAATTCCGGAATCATTTGAATCTGTCACTCAGTATTTGGGGTCATTTGTTTATCCTTTGTTGGAAGAAACACGAGCAGAACTGTTTTCACCTATGGAGATCATTTCAAGAGCACCTTATGCTAAGGTGGATGTTTTTAGGCCTCTTGGATCTGAGTTATTTGATGTTAAGATTGATTACTGGAGGAACAGGTTCAGTAACAATGGTAAAGAGCCTTATAAAACTTTGCCGggggatattttaattttagcagATGCGAAACCTGAAACTATTTCCGACTTGGAGAGGGTTGGTAGAATGTGGTCTTTTCTATCAGTCATGACAATCGCTGAGGATGATAATGATAGCACTTCTACTTACTTTAAAGTGAAGGCTTCAAAAAGCATCCAGCAGTTTGAAAGGGAGAAATCACTGTTTGTGATTTTCTTGGCAAATATTACTACTAACAGAAGAATATGGAAATCCTTGAACATGTCCCGAAATTTGAAGATTATCAAAAAAGTTTTACGCGGGAATTCCGTG TCGGAGGAAAGTTGCCAAGTCTGTTCTGAACTGAATGGAGGGATCTTATATGAGAAATTTGGTAGTGGCTTATCATCAACATTGAATGCTTCGCAATTGAATGCAGTTCTTGCCTGTCTTGATGGAGTGCGTTGTGATCACAAGTCCTCTGTGCAACTTATATGGGGTCCCCCTGGAACAGGGAAAACTAAAGCTGTTAGTATGCTTCTCTTTACTCTGTTGAAAACAAAATGCAGAACCCTTACTTGTGCCCCGACGAATGTTGCAATTACAGAAGTTGCTTCTCGTGTTCTGAAGCTGCTGAAAGAATCGATTAAAACTGATGACTATGGAAGTGAGACTCTGATGCTTCCTCTTGGAGATATTCTCTTGTTTGGGAGTAAGGAGAGACTCAAAGTTGGTcaagaaatagaagaaatatATTTGGATTATCGCGTTAAAAAGCTTTCAGAGTGTTTTGGTACGCTGACTGGCTGGAGGCATTGCTTCTCATCCATGATGGATTTACTTGAAGATTGTGTTTCTCAGTATCACATTTTCTTGGAGAATAAATTGGTAAAGAAGAGAGAAAGTACTGACAAAAATGAAGTCAAAGAGAATTACAGGAATATGGAAATGGAAGGTGACAATGAGGAGTTTAAATCATTTCTTGAATTTGTGAGAGATAGATTTAAACATACTGCTACTCCTCTTAGGAATTGTATATTTATCTTCTGCACTCACATACCAAAACGTTTCATTTTGGaaagtaattttcaaaatatgataGATCTTAtcagtttacttgattctttcgaAACTTTGTTGTTTCAAAAAAATGTAGTTTCTGACGAGCTGCAAGAGCTCTTTTCACATTCAGTAGCTGAAGAGTTTTTTTCATCACCTGGGCATAGAAATTACTTGTTGCAGAAAAGGAGAGGTGAATGCCatacagttttaaaaaatcttcaGGATTCCTTTAATAAACTTAAGTTTCCAAGTGGTATGAACATAGATTCATTAAAAGCTTTCTGCTTTAAAACAGCTTCTGTAATATTTTGCACTGCTTCTAGTTCATTTAAGCTGCATTCAGTGGCCATGGAACCACTGAACGTTCTGGTCATTGATGAAGCGGCACAACTAAAAGAAAGTGAGTCGACAATACCCCTGCAACTGTTGGGCTTAAATCATACTATTCTCATTGGGGATGAGTGCCAATTGCCAGCAATGGTTAAAAGCAAG GTTACTGACGAAGCTTCCTTCGGGAGAAGCTTATTTGAGAGGCTGAGCTCATTGGGTCGCTCTAAACACCTGCTCAATACACAGTATCGGATGCACCCCTCAATTAGCTGCTTCccaaattcttatttttataacaacCGGATTTGGGATTCTCCTAATGTtaaaagaagaatcaacaaaaatgtctttttgcCAAGATCTCCAATATTCCGTCCATATTCTTTCATCAATATTCTTGAAGGGAGAGAAGAGTCCATTGGCCGTAGCTGGAGAAATATGGTTGAGGTAGCTGTTGTGATGAAAATATTGCAGAACCTGTACAAAG ATTGGAATGACTCAAAACAGAAGCTGAGCATTGGCATAGTCTCACCTTACAGTGCTCAAGTACaagcaattgaaaaaaaacttgGAGGCAAGTATGATGACTCTGATGACTTTACTGTAAAAGTGAAGTCGATTGATGGGTTTCAAGGTGGTGAGGAGgacattattataatttccaCTGTGAGAAGCAACGAAAGGGGATCCATTGGATTCTTGTCCAAGCCACAGAGAATCAATGTTGCACTTACAAGGGCCAG GCACTGTTTATGGATTTTAGGGAATGAAAGGACCTTAACTCATGGTGAATCTGTTTGGAAAATCTTAATCAATGATGCTAAGGACCGCTGTTGTTTCTTTAATGCTGATGAAGATAAGGATTTGGCCAAAGCTATATTAGAGCCCAAAAAAGAGCTTAATGAATTGAATGAATTGCTGAATGCTGACAGTGTACTTTTCAACAATCAAAAGTGGAAG CAGAACAGGAGTACTAAAGGCAAGGCAACGGAGGCAGGTTCAGAAGAGAAATTGGATAAGGACAGTAAGGAGGCATTGCAAGTTCATCTAGCCTCTGGTTCCCAGTGGCCAAAAAATTCTGAGAAGATTGAAAACAAGgggaagggaaagaaaaagccTAAGAGAAAGAACAAGCGAAATG AATTCTGGCGACAGAAAGATGCAGATGATGAAAAGAGCATTTTGTTGAATGCCCCAGCAGTTGAg TTGGATGTTCACTTGAATAACCTATTCTTGCAGCAGAATAGGAGTACTAAAGGCAAGGCAACAGAGGCGGGTTCAGAAGAGAAATTGGATAAGGACAGGAAGGAGGCATTGCAAGTTCATCTAGCCCCTGGTTCCCAGTGGCCAGAAAATTCTGAGAAGATTGAAAACAAGGGGAAAGGAATGAAAAAGCCTAAGAGAAAGAACAAGCGAAATG AATTCTGGCAACAGAAAGATGCAGATGATGAAAAGAGCATTTTGTTGAATGCCCCAGCAGTTGAG CAGAATAGGAGTACTAAAGGCAAGGCAACAGAGGCGGGATCAGAAGATAAATTGGATAAGGACAGTAAGGAGGCATTGCAAGTTCATCTAGCCTCTGGTTCTCAGTGGCCAGAAAATTCTCAGAAGATTGAAAACAAGgggaagggaaagaaaaagccTAAGAGAAAGAACAAGCGAAATG AATTCTGGCAACAGAAAGATGCAGATGATGAAAAGAGCATTTTGTTGAATGCCCCAGCAGTTGAg CAGAATAGGAGTACTAAAGGCAAGGCAACAAAGGCGGGATCAGAAGAGAAATTGGATAAGGACAGTAAGGAGGCATTGCAAGTTCATCTAGCCTCTGGTTCCCAGCGGCCAGAAAATTCTGAGAAGATTGAAAACAAGGGGAAAGGAATGAAAAAGCCTAAGAGAAAGAACAAGCGAAATG AATTCTGGCAACAGAAAGATGCAGATGATGAAAAGAGCATTTTGTTGAATGCCCCAGCAGTTGAG AATAGGAGTACTAAAGGCAAGGCAACAGAGGCGGGATCAGAAGATAAATTGGATAAGGACAGTAAGGAGGCATTGCAAGTTCATCTAGCCTCTGGTTCCCAGTGGCCAGAAAATTCTCAGAAGATTGAAAACAAGgggaagggaaagaaaaagccTAAGAGAAAGAACAAGCGAAATG AATTCTGGCAACAGAAAGATGCAGATGATGAAAAGAGCATTTTGTTGAATGCCCCAGCAGTTGAg CAGAATAGGAGTACTAAAGGCAAGGCAACAAAGGCGGGATCAGAAGAGAAATTGGATAAGGACAGTAAGGAGGCATTGCAAGTTCATCTAGCCTCTGGTTCCCAGCGGCCAGAAAATTCTGAGAAGATTGAAAACAAGGGGAAAGGAATGAAAAAGCCTAAGAGAAAGAACAAGCGAAATG AATTCTGGCAACAGAAAGATGCAGATGATGAAAAGAGCATTTTGTTGAATGCCCCAGCAGTTGAG CAGAATAGGAGTACTAAAGGCAAGGCAACAGAGGCGGGATCAGAAGATAAATTGGATAAGGACAGTAAGGAGGCATTGCAAGTTCATCTAGCCTCTGGTTCCCAGTGGCCAGAAAATTCTCAGAAGATTGAAAACAAGgggaagggaaagaaaaagccTAAGAGAAAGAACAAGCGAAATG AATTCTGGCAACAGAAAGATGCAGATGATGAAAAGAGCATTTTGTTGAATGCCCCAGCAGTTGAg CAGAATAGGAGTACTAAAGGCAAGGCAACAAAGGCGGGATCAGAAGAGAAATTGGATAAGGACAGTAAGGAGGTATTGCAAGTTCATCTAGCCTCTGGTTCCCAGCGGCCAGAAAATTCTGAGAAGATTGAAAACAAGgggaagggaaagaaaaggcCTAAGAGAAAGAACAAGCGAAATG cCGCTCTCGCATTAGATCCTAAAGCCTTGTCTACAACAAACGTGAAATTGCTGGCTAAGATAGCGCTAAACTTGGCTGTATCTAATTCCACAAGCAGCCTAAAATACATTGATGCAATGGCGAAGAAGGAAAAATCTTCACCGAAACTGAAATCGGCACACGAGTTCTGCATTTCACAGTATCAGTACACCGTGAATTCATTCAAAAGTGCTTTGAGCGACTTGGATGTAGATCCTATGACTGCAAATTATGATGCAAAAGTTGCTTCTGATGGTGCATCTTACTGTGCAGACAAACTGAAATCTGAGGGATTTCAATCTAAAGACGGTTACCAATAA
- the LOC123203506 gene encoding uncharacterized protein LOC123203506 isoform X4: MMMEGEGSSSSKKRGVQNHDDGFINTLFSWSLDDIRNKNLFSHKVEKIPESFESVTQYLGSFVYPLLEETRAELFSPMEIISRAPYAKVDVFRPLGSELFDVKIDYWRNRFSNNGKEPYKTLPGDILILADAKPETISDLERVGRMWSFLSVMTIAEDDNDSTSTYFKVKASKSIQQFEREKSLFVIFLANITTNRRIWKSLNMSRNLKIIKKVLRGNSVSEESCQVCSELNGGILYEKFGSGLSSTLNASQLNAVLACLDGVRCDHKSSVQLIWGPPGTGKTKAVSMLLFTLLKTKCRTLTCAPTNVAITEVASRVLKLLKESIKTDDYGSETLMLPLGDILLFGSKERLKVGQEIEEIYLDYRVKKLSECFGTLTGWRHCFSSMMDLLEDCVSQYHIFLENKLVKKRESTDKNEVKENYRNMEMEGDNEEFKSFLEFVRDRFKHTATPLRNCIFIFCTHIPKRFILESNFQNMIDLISLLDSFETLLFQKNVVSDELQELFSHSVAEEFFSSPGHRNYLLQKRRGECHTVLKNLQDSFNKLKFPSGMNIDSLKAFCFKTASVIFCTASSSFKLHSVAMEPLNVLVIDEAAQLKESESTIPLQLLGLNHTILIGDECQLPAMVKSKVTDEASFGRSLFERLSSLGRSKHLLNTQYRMHPSISCFPNSYFYNNRIWDSPNVKRRINKNVFLPRSPIFRPYSFINILEGREESIGRSWRNMVEVAVVMKILQNLYKDWNDSKQKLSIGIVSPYSAQVQAIEKKLGGKYDDSDDFTVKVKSIDGFQGGEEDIIIISTVRSNERGSIGFLSKPQRINVALTRARHCLWILGNERTLTHGESVWKILINDAKDRCCFFNADEDKDLAKAILEPKKELNELNELLNADSVLFNNQKWKQNRSTKGKATEAGSEEKLDKDSKEALQVHLASGSQWPKNSEKIENKGKGKKKPKRKNKRNEFWRQKDADDEKSILLNAPAVELDVHLNNLFLQQNRSTKGKATEAGSEEKLDKDRKEALQVHLAPGSQWPENSEKIENKGKGMKKPKRKNKRNEFWQQKDADDEKSILLNAPAVENRSTKGKATEAGSEDKLDKDSKEALQVHLASGSQWPENSQKIENKGKGKKKPKRKNKRNEFWQQKDADDEKSILLNAPAVEQNRSTKGKATKAGSEEKLDKDSKEALQVHLASGSQRPENSEKIENKGKGMKKPKRKNKRNEFWQQKDADDEKSILLNAPAVEQNRSTKGKATEAGSEDKLDKDSKEALQVHLASGSQWPENSQKIENKGKGKKKPKRKNKRNEFWQQKDADDEKSILLNAPAVEQNRSTKGKATKAGSEEKLDKDSKEALQVHLASGSQRPENSEKIENKGKGMKKPKRKNKRNEFWQQKDADDEKSILLNAPAVEQNRSTKGKATEAGSEDKLDKDSKEALQVHLASGSQWPENSQKIENKGKGKKKPKRKNKRNEFWQQKDADDEKSILLNAPAVEQNRSTKGKATKAGSEEKLDKDSKEVLQVHLASGSQRPENSEKIENKGKGKKRPKRKNKRNAALALDPKALSTTNVKLLAKIALNLAVSNSTSSLKYIDAMAKKEKSSPKLKSAHEFCISQYQYTVNSFKSALSDLDVDPMTANYDAKVASDGASYCADKLKSEGFQSKDGYQ; this comes from the exons ATGATGATGGAAGGTGAAGGTAGTAGTAGCAGCAAGAAGAGAGGAGTTCAAAATCATGACGATGGCTTCATTAATACTCTGTTTTCTTGGTCTCTTGATGACATTCGTAACAAAAATCTTTTCAGTCATAAG GTGGAAAAAATTCCGGAATCATTTGAATCTGTCACTCAGTATTTGGGGTCATTTGTTTATCCTTTGTTGGAAGAAACACGAGCAGAACTGTTTTCACCTATGGAGATCATTTCAAGAGCACCTTATGCTAAGGTGGATGTTTTTAGGCCTCTTGGATCTGAGTTATTTGATGTTAAGATTGATTACTGGAGGAACAGGTTCAGTAACAATGGTAAAGAGCCTTATAAAACTTTGCCGggggatattttaattttagcagATGCGAAACCTGAAACTATTTCCGACTTGGAGAGGGTTGGTAGAATGTGGTCTTTTCTATCAGTCATGACAATCGCTGAGGATGATAATGATAGCACTTCTACTTACTTTAAAGTGAAGGCTTCAAAAAGCATCCAGCAGTTTGAAAGGGAGAAATCACTGTTTGTGATTTTCTTGGCAAATATTACTACTAACAGAAGAATATGGAAATCCTTGAACATGTCCCGAAATTTGAAGATTATCAAAAAAGTTTTACGCGGGAATTCCGTG TCGGAGGAAAGTTGCCAAGTCTGTTCTGAACTGAATGGAGGGATCTTATATGAGAAATTTGGTAGTGGCTTATCATCAACATTGAATGCTTCGCAATTGAATGCAGTTCTTGCCTGTCTTGATGGAGTGCGTTGTGATCACAAGTCCTCTGTGCAACTTATATGGGGTCCCCCTGGAACAGGGAAAACTAAAGCTGTTAGTATGCTTCTCTTTACTCTGTTGAAAACAAAATGCAGAACCCTTACTTGTGCCCCGACGAATGTTGCAATTACAGAAGTTGCTTCTCGTGTTCTGAAGCTGCTGAAAGAATCGATTAAAACTGATGACTATGGAAGTGAGACTCTGATGCTTCCTCTTGGAGATATTCTCTTGTTTGGGAGTAAGGAGAGACTCAAAGTTGGTcaagaaatagaagaaatatATTTGGATTATCGCGTTAAAAAGCTTTCAGAGTGTTTTGGTACGCTGACTGGCTGGAGGCATTGCTTCTCATCCATGATGGATTTACTTGAAGATTGTGTTTCTCAGTATCACATTTTCTTGGAGAATAAATTGGTAAAGAAGAGAGAAAGTACTGACAAAAATGAAGTCAAAGAGAATTACAGGAATATGGAAATGGAAGGTGACAATGAGGAGTTTAAATCATTTCTTGAATTTGTGAGAGATAGATTTAAACATACTGCTACTCCTCTTAGGAATTGTATATTTATCTTCTGCACTCACATACCAAAACGTTTCATTTTGGaaagtaattttcaaaatatgataGATCTTAtcagtttacttgattctttcgaAACTTTGTTGTTTCAAAAAAATGTAGTTTCTGACGAGCTGCAAGAGCTCTTTTCACATTCAGTAGCTGAAGAGTTTTTTTCATCACCTGGGCATAGAAATTACTTGTTGCAGAAAAGGAGAGGTGAATGCCatacagttttaaaaaatcttcaGGATTCCTTTAATAAACTTAAGTTTCCAAGTGGTATGAACATAGATTCATTAAAAGCTTTCTGCTTTAAAACAGCTTCTGTAATATTTTGCACTGCTTCTAGTTCATTTAAGCTGCATTCAGTGGCCATGGAACCACTGAACGTTCTGGTCATTGATGAAGCGGCACAACTAAAAGAAAGTGAGTCGACAATACCCCTGCAACTGTTGGGCTTAAATCATACTATTCTCATTGGGGATGAGTGCCAATTGCCAGCAATGGTTAAAAGCAAG GTTACTGACGAAGCTTCCTTCGGGAGAAGCTTATTTGAGAGGCTGAGCTCATTGGGTCGCTCTAAACACCTGCTCAATACACAGTATCGGATGCACCCCTCAATTAGCTGCTTCccaaattcttatttttataacaacCGGATTTGGGATTCTCCTAATGTtaaaagaagaatcaacaaaaatgtctttttgcCAAGATCTCCAATATTCCGTCCATATTCTTTCATCAATATTCTTGAAGGGAGAGAAGAGTCCATTGGCCGTAGCTGGAGAAATATGGTTGAGGTAGCTGTTGTGATGAAAATATTGCAGAACCTGTACAAAG ATTGGAATGACTCAAAACAGAAGCTGAGCATTGGCATAGTCTCACCTTACAGTGCTCAAGTACaagcaattgaaaaaaaacttgGAGGCAAGTATGATGACTCTGATGACTTTACTGTAAAAGTGAAGTCGATTGATGGGTTTCAAGGTGGTGAGGAGgacattattataatttccaCTGTGAGAAGCAACGAAAGGGGATCCATTGGATTCTTGTCCAAGCCACAGAGAATCAATGTTGCACTTACAAGGGCCAG GCACTGTTTATGGATTTTAGGGAATGAAAGGACCTTAACTCATGGTGAATCTGTTTGGAAAATCTTAATCAATGATGCTAAGGACCGCTGTTGTTTCTTTAATGCTGATGAAGATAAGGATTTGGCCAAAGCTATATTAGAGCCCAAAAAAGAGCTTAATGAATTGAATGAATTGCTGAATGCTGACAGTGTACTTTTCAACAATCAAAAGTGGAAG CAGAACAGGAGTACTAAAGGCAAGGCAACGGAGGCAGGTTCAGAAGAGAAATTGGATAAGGACAGTAAGGAGGCATTGCAAGTTCATCTAGCCTCTGGTTCCCAGTGGCCAAAAAATTCTGAGAAGATTGAAAACAAGgggaagggaaagaaaaagccTAAGAGAAAGAACAAGCGAAATG AATTCTGGCGACAGAAAGATGCAGATGATGAAAAGAGCATTTTGTTGAATGCCCCAGCAGTTGAg TTGGATGTTCACTTGAATAACCTATTCTTGCAGCAGAATAGGAGTACTAAAGGCAAGGCAACAGAGGCGGGTTCAGAAGAGAAATTGGATAAGGACAGGAAGGAGGCATTGCAAGTTCATCTAGCCCCTGGTTCCCAGTGGCCAGAAAATTCTGAGAAGATTGAAAACAAGGGGAAAGGAATGAAAAAGCCTAAGAGAAAGAACAAGCGAAATG AATTCTGGCAACAGAAAGATGCAGATGATGAAAAGAGCATTTTGTTGAATGCCCCAGCAGTTGAG AATAGGAGTACTAAAGGCAAGGCAACAGAGGCGGGATCAGAAGATAAATTGGATAAGGACAGTAAGGAGGCATTGCAAGTTCATCTAGCCTCTGGTTCTCAGTGGCCAGAAAATTCTCAGAAGATTGAAAACAAGgggaagggaaagaaaaagccTAAGAGAAAGAACAAGCGAAATG AATTCTGGCAACAGAAAGATGCAGATGATGAAAAGAGCATTTTGTTGAATGCCCCAGCAGTTGAg CAGAATAGGAGTACTAAAGGCAAGGCAACAAAGGCGGGATCAGAAGAGAAATTGGATAAGGACAGTAAGGAGGCATTGCAAGTTCATCTAGCCTCTGGTTCCCAGCGGCCAGAAAATTCTGAGAAGATTGAAAACAAGGGGAAAGGAATGAAAAAGCCTAAGAGAAAGAACAAGCGAAATG AATTCTGGCAACAGAAAGATGCAGATGATGAAAAGAGCATTTTGTTGAATGCCCCAGCAGTTGAG CAGAATAGGAGTACTAAAGGCAAGGCAACAGAGGCGGGATCAGAAGATAAATTGGATAAGGACAGTAAGGAGGCATTGCAAGTTCATCTAGCCTCTGGTTCCCAGTGGCCAGAAAATTCTCAGAAGATTGAAAACAAGgggaagggaaagaaaaagccTAAGAGAAAGAACAAGCGAAATG AATTCTGGCAACAGAAAGATGCAGATGATGAAAAGAGCATTTTGTTGAATGCCCCAGCAGTTGAg CAGAATAGGAGTACTAAAGGCAAGGCAACAAAGGCGGGATCAGAAGAGAAATTGGATAAGGACAGTAAGGAGGCATTGCAAGTTCATCTAGCCTCTGGTTCCCAGCGGCCAGAAAATTCTGAGAAGATTGAAAACAAGGGGAAAGGAATGAAAAAGCCTAAGAGAAAGAACAAGCGAAATG AATTCTGGCAACAGAAAGATGCAGATGATGAAAAGAGCATTTTGTTGAATGCCCCAGCAGTTGAG CAGAATAGGAGTACTAAAGGCAAGGCAACAGAGGCGGGATCAGAAGATAAATTGGATAAGGACAGTAAGGAGGCATTGCAAGTTCATCTAGCCTCTGGTTCCCAGTGGCCAGAAAATTCTCAGAAGATTGAAAACAAGgggaagggaaagaaaaagccTAAGAGAAAGAACAAGCGAAATG AATTCTGGCAACAGAAAGATGCAGATGATGAAAAGAGCATTTTGTTGAATGCCCCAGCAGTTGAg CAGAATAGGAGTACTAAAGGCAAGGCAACAAAGGCGGGATCAGAAGAGAAATTGGATAAGGACAGTAAGGAGGTATTGCAAGTTCATCTAGCCTCTGGTTCCCAGCGGCCAGAAAATTCTGAGAAGATTGAAAACAAGgggaagggaaagaaaaggcCTAAGAGAAAGAACAAGCGAAATG cCGCTCTCGCATTAGATCCTAAAGCCTTGTCTACAACAAACGTGAAATTGCTGGCTAAGATAGCGCTAAACTTGGCTGTATCTAATTCCACAAGCAGCCTAAAATACATTGATGCAATGGCGAAGAAGGAAAAATCTTCACCGAAACTGAAATCGGCACACGAGTTCTGCATTTCACAGTATCAGTACACCGTGAATTCATTCAAAAGTGCTTTGAGCGACTTGGATGTAGATCCTATGACTGCAAATTATGATGCAAAAGTTGCTTCTGATGGTGCATCTTACTGTGCAGACAAACTGAAATCTGAGGGATTTCAATCTAAAGACGGTTACCAATAA